The genomic stretch GCTCGCGCAGGCGGGAACGATCGCCGCCCAGATCGAGGATCACGGCGAGGTGGCGGTCGAGTATAAGTACGACGGGAGCCGGTTCCAGTTCCACAAGGTGGGCGACGTCTGCCGGATCTACTCGCGGAAACTGGAGGACGTCACGGAAAGCCTCCCCGACATCGCGAACCTCCTCCTGGAGGCGACCGACCACGACGTCATCCTGGACGGGGAGGCGGTCGCCGTCCGCGACGGGAGGCCGATGCCGTTCCAGTACGTGATCCGGCGGTTCCGCCGCAAACATGGGGTGGACTCGATGATGGAGAAGATCGAACTCGTGCCGAAGGTCTTCGATATCCTCTACCTGGACGGCGAGACGCTGATGGACCGTCCCCTTGCAGAACGGCGCAAAGCCCTCGACGAAGCGCTCCGTGCGCACGTCGCTCCGCAGTTCCCGGCCGCCGACGCGACCGCAGCGGAGGCGGTCTACGCCGACGCCCTCGACCTCGGGCACGAGGGCGTGATGGTGAAAGTCCTCGACTCGCCCTACACCCCCGGCGTCCGGGGCCGGCTCTGGGTGAAGGTGAAACCCGGCGTCGAGACGCTCGACCTCGCGGTCGTCGGGGCGGAGTGGGGCGAGGGCCGGAGAGCCGGGACGTTCGGCTCGTTCCTGCTCGCGGTGCAGGACCAGGGCCGGCTCCTCCCGGTCGGGAAGGTGGCTACCGGGATCACGGACGAGGTGCTGGCCGACCTCTACGCCCTCTTCAAGGACAGGGTGATTGCCCGCTCCGGAAAAGAGGTGACCCTCGAACCGGAGGTGGTCTTCGAGGTGGGCTACTCCGAGATCCAGACAAGCCCGAACTACGCGAGCGGCTACGCGCTCCGGTTCCCGCGGTTCGTCCGGGTGCGTGAGGACAAGAGCGTGGACGAGGCCGAGACCCTTGAAGCGCTCGTCGAGCGCTACGCCCGGCAGAAGAACGGACAGGAGTCTCTGTAGATACCTCATGTCAGCAGGGAAAGCGATTTAATCTCACGCGATACCGGCCTGGACTGCATTACATCTCCACGGGCGGAACCGGGAGCCGGCCATTCAACGCCGGAACCAAACCACCGCTCTTTAAGCCTTTCCGGGAAAACGGGTAGTTGCAGGAGCGCTGATCAGGTGTTTGAGAAGACACTATTCGTGGAGGGGATCAACGGGGGCGTGCAGGTCGACGCGCCCTTCGTGGTGGACGTTGCAGAACTCCGGGAGAAGCGGGGAGGCAAGTATATCCAGCTCGGCATATCCGATAGGACCGGGCGGGGAACCTGCAAGGTCTGGGGGACGCCGGATCTCAGCGTGGAGCAGATCGAGGCGTTCTGCCGTGCGATCCGGCCGGGGGAGGTCTACCGCATCCAGGGATACGCAAAGGAGTTCAACGGCACCTGCGAGGTGAACGTGAACGACGGGATCGCGAACCTCGCAGACCCTATCCGGGGAGACCTCCTCGACCCATCCTGGTTCGTCCATGCACCCGCCGACGACGATGGAGTCCGGCGGGGACTCGGGCGTATGACCGCCCGGATCGAGGATCCCGGCGTATTCTCCCTCGTCTCAAGAGTGATGAACGATACGCCCGGGTTCTTCGAGGTGCCCGCGGCCAAACGCCGGCACCACGACTATATGGGGGGCCTTGCGGAGCACACCCTCGAGACCGCGGAGATTGCGGCGAACCTCGCAGGCACGGTCTCGCGAGCAGAGATGGATACCGACGTTCTCCTCGCCGGGGCACTCCTCCACGACATCGGCAAAGCGTCCTGCTTCTGCCGTCGGGGTTTCTCGTTCGTCGCGCTCCCCGACTACACCCTCGTCGGGCACACGGCGATCGGGGCCGCGGCGCTGATGAAATACTCCGCCGGCGTCGAACCCGCACGGTTCGCGCACATCCTCCATATCGTGATGTCGCACCACGGCCCCCACGGCGAGGTCCAGCCCCGGACGCCCGAGGCCTGGGCGGTTCACTTCGCCGACAACGCAAGCGCCACCCTCCGGAGCGTCTGCGACGACGCGAGCGCCCTTAAGCCGGGAGAGGAGCGGCAGGGAGCACGGACACGGCAGCCGGTCTACCGGTTCTGAGAGATCTCGGGGCACGCACCGGCGTAAACCATATGCTGCTATACCAAAAAAATCAATTATTCTTGGCTGGATTCAAGAATATCCTATTATCCTTTGAGTATAAGGGCATTGTGATCCGCACCGGGACACTCCGCCGGTAAAAAAAATTATGACCCCTTCAGGTAGGCTTCGGGGTCGCGCTCGAAGAGCTTCTTGCAGCCCGGGGCGCAGAAGTAGTAGGTCTTCCCCTTATACTCGCTCGTAAACTTCGCGGTCGCCTCGTCGACGTCCATCTTGCATACGGGATCAACTGCCATAGGTATCGACCTCCGACAGGATCCCTCTCTTCACCGGAGGTATATATGTCTTGAGCAGCAGCGAGAGCGAGACGACCGTCACCGACGAGAGGGCCATCGCGAGCGCCGCGTACTCAGGCCGGAAGGTGATGCCGAAGAAGGGATAGAGCACGCCTGCCGCGAGGGGGATGAGGGCGGAGTTGTAGGCGAACGCCCAGAAGAGGTTCTGTTTGATCCGGCTCATCACCTTCCGGGAGAGTTCGACGGCCGCGACGGCATCGACGAGGTCGTCCCGGACGAGGACGATATCCCCGCTCTCGATGGCGACGTCGGTTCCGCTCCCGATGGCGATCCCGACGTCCGCCTGCGCAAGCGCCGGGGCGTCGTTGATCCCGTCGCCGACGAAGGCCACGACCTCGCCCCGCACCTGGAGGGCCCGGACCTCTTCGGCCTTCTCCTGCGGCAGCACCCCGGCGTGGACGTCCGTGATCCCGACCTCGCGGGCGATGGCGTTCGCCGTCCGCTCGTTGTCGCCGGTGATCATCATGACGGAGAGGCCCATCCGTTTCAGTTCCGCGACGGCGGTCCGCGTCGTCGGTTTGAGGGTATCGGCGATGGCGAGAATGCCCGCGAGTTCGCCCCCTATGGCGACGAGCACCGTGGTCTTCCCCACGTCCTGAAACACGGTCACCCGCATCCCGGCCTTCGGCGGGACGGCGATGCCGCGCTCCTCAAGGAAGGGCTGGTTCCCGATCAGGACCTCCTCCCCCTCCACGACAGCGCTGACCCCCAGGCCGCCGAAGGTGTTGAATCGCTCCGACGCCGGGATACCGACCCCGGCGCTCTCTGCCCGCCGGACGACCGCCGCCGCGAGCGGGTGCTGGGAGTTCTTCTCGACCGCCGCCGCGACCGATAACAGCCGGTCTTCCGGA from Methanoculleus chikugoensis encodes the following:
- a CDS encoding ATP-dependent DNA ligase, whose translation is MQFLEFAQVCERLEGTPGRLDMIEQIAAVLPRLDDEELPVFVRFVMGRVFPDWSTKKLGVGPNLLYDAVAYVVGTKRETVREAINTTGDVGLAVEGLLAKKEQTSFFIEELDLTGVYRELERMAVVEGQRSQREKLRVAQRLFGNARPLEGRYLARLMLEELRIGVGEGNVRDAVARAFEVDVRLVEHAHQALNDLGEVALLARRDPDALSRVTIEPFRPVKMMLAQAGTIAAQIEDHGEVAVEYKYDGSRFQFHKVGDVCRIYSRKLEDVTESLPDIANLLLEATDHDVILDGEAVAVRDGRPMPFQYVIRRFRRKHGVDSMMEKIELVPKVFDILYLDGETLMDRPLAERRKALDEALRAHVAPQFPAADATAAEAVYADALDLGHEGVMVKVLDSPYTPGVRGRLWVKVKPGVETLDLAVVGAEWGEGRRAGTFGSFLLAVQDQGRLLPVGKVATGITDEVLADLYALFKDRVIARSGKEVTLEPEVVFEVGYSEIQTSPNYASGYALRFPRFVRVREDKSVDEAETLEALVERYARQKNGQESL
- a CDS encoding HD domain-containing protein, whose amino-acid sequence is MFEKTLFVEGINGGVQVDAPFVVDVAELREKRGGKYIQLGISDRTGRGTCKVWGTPDLSVEQIEAFCRAIRPGEVYRIQGYAKEFNGTCEVNVNDGIANLADPIRGDLLDPSWFVHAPADDDGVRRGLGRMTARIEDPGVFSLVSRVMNDTPGFFEVPAAKRRHHDYMGGLAEHTLETAEIAANLAGTVSRAEMDTDVLLAGALLHDIGKASCFCRRGFSFVALPDYTLVGHTAIGAAALMKYSAGVEPARFAHILHIVMSHHGPHGEVQPRTPEAWAVHFADNASATLRSVCDDASALKPGEERQGARTRQPVYRF
- a CDS encoding YHS domain-containing protein, whose protein sequence is MAVDPVCKMDVDEATAKFTSEYKGKTYYFCAPGCKKLFERDPEAYLKGS